One Brevibacillus choshinensis genomic window carries:
- a CDS encoding aldo/keto reductase has product MNHRKVGRSGLLVSELCLGTMLFGGSTEEGEAIRMVHQFLDAGGNFIDSADVYTEGVSEQIVGKAIQGRRAQVVLATKAGIAVGPHPNDRGSTRKHLVDSVEASLHRLNTDYIDLFQLHVWDHETPLEETLRTLDDLVKAGKIRYVGCCNFLAWQLMKSLACSDAKDYVRFVSIQQQYSLVSREMDREHMSLCQEEQVGIIPWGPLGGGLLTGKYSSLEKPDAGRFSLGLSGEFDYQNKFTPKNFEIVQAVNEVARQTEKTPSQVALNWLLGKKGIVSPIIGANSFAQFEQNMGAVGWSLTPEQWSYLDDISRLPSEYPGRMQERFRRTW; this is encoded by the coding sequence ATGAACCACCGGAAAGTAGGAAGAAGCGGACTGCTCGTATCGGAATTGTGCCTGGGAACCATGCTGTTTGGCGGGTCAACAGAGGAGGGGGAGGCAATCCGCATGGTGCATCAGTTTCTTGATGCTGGCGGAAACTTTATCGATTCGGCGGATGTTTATACAGAAGGAGTTTCCGAGCAGATTGTGGGGAAAGCGATCCAAGGGCGCAGAGCCCAGGTCGTGCTTGCTACGAAGGCGGGGATTGCAGTCGGACCTCACCCGAACGACAGGGGCTCTACCCGGAAACATCTAGTGGATAGCGTGGAGGCAAGCCTGCACCGTTTGAATACCGACTACATCGATTTGTTTCAATTGCACGTATGGGACCACGAAACCCCGTTGGAAGAAACGTTGCGGACGCTCGACGATCTGGTTAAGGCGGGAAAAATACGATATGTGGGCTGCTGCAACTTTCTCGCATGGCAGCTGATGAAATCGCTGGCCTGCAGCGATGCCAAAGACTATGTACGCTTCGTTTCCATTCAACAGCAGTACAGCCTGGTGAGCCGGGAAATGGATCGGGAGCACATGTCGCTGTGCCAGGAGGAGCAGGTAGGGATCATTCCATGGGGGCCGCTAGGAGGAGGTCTTTTAACGGGTAAATACAGTTCGCTTGAAAAGCCGGACGCCGGTCGATTCTCTCTCGGATTAAGCGGGGAGTTTGATTACCAGAACAAGTTTACGCCGAAAAATTTCGAGATTGTCCAAGCAGTGAATGAAGTGGCGCGCCAAACGGAAAAAACGCCGTCACAGGTCGCATTGAACTGGTTGTTAGGCAAAAAAGGAATTGTGTCCCCAATCATAGGGGCGAACAGCTTTGCTCAATTTGAACAAAATATGGGAGCTGTCGGTTGGTCGCTCACGCCTGAGCAGTGGAGCTATCTGGATGACATCAGCCGTTTGCCAAGCGAATATCCGGGCCGCATGCAGGAAAGATTCAGGCGGACTTGGTAG